A genomic segment from Juglans regia cultivar Chandler chromosome 14, Walnut 2.0, whole genome shotgun sequence encodes:
- the LOC108983553 gene encoding uncharacterized protein LOC108983553 — translation MAVAAFKSSSRRGHLTTTTHPAGRESSDKENPPKKAPIRRSRSVSAFPRRTNAEIPSISDDFLNKRDNPLFWSGGSGSPLESTTTNTNANADTGAVSNGGVDNRRGRSVARTAGVGSNKGPGSGKETARSLSRVYTGRRDRSVSRQHFATSESEAEHDRGLSEDFKIRSDRNVVSSNAKKGGLVRSGSDIWSGQSEAEPSDGFATTLSCWQTPTNERVSVASSLSEAEDKIIKPVCEQMKSVQGDNVECDSSGGGIYETVRAEVRRAISEIQNDLEIAIRRNNATDIATTNVADIPPDLVNPGAVELVLNYRREYAKKLEQSLERARKLQADLAVEEHRGHELSRILKEILPDPKTPSVQKSRPGRKSSIERRKMSKRLEEEAMAYFDECISLSTFDSSDFSSPEDPPLDLATPVGNSVSLPQASSSASTTNFTKSSFINTKQDSYMQGQMMNGRDVPGLTAGTSSKEPNLDLASPNSAIAERSWKFQFSVAGKTAETVELQQDIRKYIRNFKKHDFDSEIARSNRYDADEYNLQASEQSFLCDRVKLKNRIESGGLLLCGGGITISCSSPFASIT, via the exons ATGGCGGTTGCGGCCTTCAAATCCTCCTCAAGAAGAGGGCACCTAACGACTACAACACACCCTGCCGGGAGAGAAAGCTCGGACAAAGAGAATCCACCAAAGAAAGCCCCAATACGAAGATCGAGGAGCGTCAGTGCTTTTCCGAGGAGGACCAACGCCGAGATTCCCTCCATCTCCGACGATTTCTTGAATAAGAGAGATAACCCTCTCTTCTGGAGCGGTGGTTCTGGCTCGCCGCTTGAATCCACGACTACGAATACTAATGCGAATGCGGATACAGGTGCTGTGAGCAATGGCGGTGTGGATAACAGGAGGGGGCGCTCGGTTGCGAGGACTGCAGGTGTTGGGAGTAACAAAGGTCCGGGAAGTGGGAAGGAGACCGCTCGGAGTCTGTCGAGGGTCTATACGGGCCGCCGCGACCGGTCGGTGTCGAGGCAGCATTTTGCGACTTCTGAG AGTGAAGCTGAGCACGACCGTGGTTTATCAGAGGATTTCAAGATCCGGAGTGACCGGAATGTAGTCTCTAGTAATGCGAAAAAAGGCGGCTTAGTAAGAAGTGGTTCTGATATATGGTCTGGTCAGAGTGAAGCTGAGCCTTCGGACGGTTTCGCTACAACTTTG TCCTGTTGGCAAACTCCTACAAATGAACGTGTGTCGGTGGCGAGTTCTCTATCGGAAGCTGAAGATAAAATCATTAAGCCAGTTTGTGAACAGATGAAG TCAGTCCAAGGGGATAATGTGGAGTGTGATTCCTCTGGCGGTGGCATATATGAAACTGTTCGTGCTGAAGTGAGGCGTGCTATCTCTGAAATCCAAAATGACCTTGAAATT GCTATCCGAAGGAATAATGCTACTGATATTGCAACTACCAATGTAGCTGATATCCCTCCTGACTTGGTAAACCCAGGTGCAGTTGAATTGGTTCTGAATTACAGAAGAGAATATGCCAAAAAGCTTGAGCAG TCCCTGGAACGAGCCAGAAAACTTCAAGCAGACTTGGCTGTTGAGGAGCACCGTGGACATGAGCTGAGTAGAATTCTGAAGGAAATACTGCCAGATCCTAAGACCCCTAGTGTGCAGAAGTCTCGTCCAGGGAGAaaa TCTAGCATTGAAAGAAGAAAGATGTCCAAACGTCTAGAAGAAGAAGCCATGGCTTATTTCGATGAGTGCATCTCACTGTCAACATTTGACAGTTCTGACTTCTCATCACCAGAGGACCCACCTCTTGATCTTGCTACCCCGGTAGGTAACAGCGTATCTCTACCCCAGGCAAGTTCAAGCGCTTCAACCACCAATTTCACAAAGAGTTCTTTCATCAATACTAAACAG GATTCATACATGCAAGGGCAGATGATGAATGGCCGTGATGTACCAGGACTAACAGCCGGCACCAGCAGTAAGGAGCCCAACTTAGATCTAGCTAGTCCAAACAGTGCCATTGCAGAAAGGAGTTGGAAATTTCAGTTCTCCGTTGCTGGAAAGACAGCAGAAACTGTTGAGCTTCAACAGGACATCAGAAAGTACATCAGAAATTTTAAGAAACATGACTTTGACTCGGAGATTGCAAGATCAAACCGTTACGATGCAGATGAATACAATCTGCAGGCCTCAGAACAAAGCTTCTTGTGTGATAGGGTCAAGTTAAAAAACAGAATCGAGTCTGGTGGTTTGCTTTTGTGCGGTGGTGGTATCACAATTTCATGTTCTTCTCCTTTTGCTTCTATCACCTGA
- the LOC108983551 gene encoding ethylene-responsive transcription factor WRI1-like, with protein MKRSPPTSSCSSSSSCVGYDFPHISEKKPKAKRTRKNDNPEKCQDANSPTSGRRSSIYRGVTRHRWTGRFEAHLWDKSTWNNIQNKKGRQVYLGAYDNEEAAAHTYDLAALKYWGPETTLNFPIETYTKEVEEMQKVSKEEYLASLRRRSSGFSRGVSKYRGVARHHHNGRWEARIGRVFGNKYLYLGTYNTQEEAAAAYDMAALEYRGANAVTNFDVSNYIDRLRKKIPGFNLHSYTQPEAAELPNCCSTQSEVLEVDQQQQQPQKVAADHLNFNQLPPCSMETSTMVALDPANEQDPWSFFDTAFAPLRVPDLPLEKPCELTDLFDHTVFEDDIDLIFEAAAACNTDAGCGAEQVVGVSRRVEGGDNGEQRLLSCSTSSPSSTTTTSVSCIY; from the exons ATGAAGAGGTCTCCTCCtacttcttcttgttcttcttcatcttcctgcGTTGGCTATGATTTCCCACACATATCAGAGAAGAAGCCCAAGGCCAAACGTACCAGAAAAAACGACAATCCAGAGAAATGCCAGGATGCCAACAGCCCAACCTCTGGCAGAAGAAGTTCAATTTACAGAGGAGTCACCag GCACAGATGGACTGGGAGGTTTGAGGCTCACCTCTGGGATAAGAGTACCTGGAATAACATACAAAACAAGAAGGGACGACAAG TTTATTTGG GGGCATATGATAATGAGGAGGCTGCTGCTCATACCTATGATCTTGCTGCTCTTAAGTATTGGGGTCCCGAGACAACCTTGAATTTTCCG ATAGAGACGTACACAAAGGAAGTTGAAGAAATGCAGAAAGTTTCGAAGGAAGAGTACTTGGCATCATTGAGACGGCGGAGCAGTGGGTTTTCCAGAGGAGTATCTAAATATCGTGGGGTGGCTAG GCATCACCATAATGGACGGTGGGAGGCAAGAATTGGAAGAGTTTTTGGCAACAAATATCTGTACCTGGGAACCTACA ACACGCAGGAAGAGGCGGCAGCAGCATATGATATGGCAGCCTTAGAGTACAGAGGAGCAAATGCAGTGACCAACTTTGATGTCAGCAATTACATTGACCGCTTGAGGAAGAAAATCCCTGGCTTTAATCTCCACAGCTACACTCAACCAGAAGCAGCAGAACTTCCCAATTGTTGCAGCACTCAGTCAGAAGTACTAGAAGTAGatcagcaacaacaacaacctcAAAAAGTTGCTGcagatcatcttaattttaaCCAACTCCCTCCATGCAGCATGGAAACGTCAACAATGGTGGCTCTGGACCCTGCCAACGAGCAGGATCCTTGGAGCTTCTTCGACACGGCCTTTGCTCCCCTCCGAGTTCCTGACCTCCCCCTCGAAAAACCATGCGAGTTGACAGACTTGTTTGACCACACCGTGTTTGAGGATGACATCGATCTGATATTCGAAGCAGCAGCAGCGTGCAATACTGACGCAGGCTGTGGGGCTGAGCAGGTTGTTGGGGTCTCGAGGAGAGTGGAGGGTGGGGACAATGGGGAGCAGAGGTTGTTGTCTTGTTCAACTTCTTCTCCATcttcaacaacaacaacatcgGTTTCTTGTATCTATTGA
- the LOC108983552 gene encoding protein FAR1-RELATED SEQUENCE 3-like yields MNSTNMDIEEVHIDGENGVNHVPGNAEPNKDEKQNVTRNSTGIEVINQDDDAIGKPHVGMEFESEDAAKTLYDTYARRMGFSTHVGQFSRSKPDGPIVTWEFACSREVFKRKNVESCNAMLRIERRDSNSWVATKFVEDHKHSMLSPSKVHPSRPHRHFAGTTKNVFDTLDATSDVYVSADGNNAPYEPHRVVRSASPVEPNHPARAFGPVNYIRPSTRRRTLGRDAQNLLNYFKKMQAENPGFYYAIQLDDDNRMTNAFWADARSRNAYNYFGDAVIFDTMYRPNQYQVPFAPFTGVNHHGQMVLFGCALLLDESESSFTWLFKTWLSAMNDKAPVSIITDQDRAIQAAVAQAFPETRHCICKWHILREGQERLAHVYLAHPSFYGELYSCINLSETIEDFELSWDTLLDKYDLRKNEWLQAVYNARKQWAPVYFRGTFFASLSSSQGVSSFFDGYVNQQTTIPLFFNQYERALEHSLEKEIEADYDTISTTPVLKTPSPMEQQAANLYTRKVFAKFQDELVETFAYTANNIDGDGMVNKYRVAKYEHDHKAYIVNLDVSEMKAGCSCQMFEYSGILCRHILTVFTVTNVLTLPVHYILKRWTINAKSGAGLDEHNADPQGIETLSLRFNNLCQEALKYAEEGSIAVETYNAALSVLREGGKKIAVVKKSAAKAAPPSSHGSGSIQEDSSKKTPKLIPEMTSSLWPWQEAMPHRFNLNDKGVPVDDSNQPSMAPVSIQRDGGNPDNTVVLTCFKSMTWVIETKNSAPAGKVAVINLKLQDYGKNPSGETEVQFRVTRITLEPMLRSMAYISQQLSAPANKVAVINLKLQDTKTTSGETEVKFQVSKDTLGSMLRSMAYIREQL; encoded by the exons ATGAACTCAACAAACATGGATATTGAAGAAGTACATATTGATGGAGAGAATGGGGTAAATCATGTTCCTGGAAATGCTGAACCCAATAAAGATGAGAAACAGAATGTAACTCGGAATTCTACAGGGATAGAAGTAATAAATCAGGATGATGATGCAATTGGTAAACCACATGTGGGCATGGAGTTTGAATCAGAAGATGCTGCAAAGACTTTGTATGATACATATGCCCGGCGCATGGGTTTCAGCACCCATGTTGGTCAGTTCAGTCGGAGTAAGCCTGATGGGCCAATTGTAACTTGGGAATTTGCATGTTCCAGGGAGGTTTTTAAAAGGAAGAATGTAGAAAGCTGCAATGCCATGCTTAGGATTGAGAGGAGGGATTCAAACAGTTGGGTGGCGACAAAATTTGTTGAGGACCATAAACATTCCATGTTGTCTCCCAGTAAGGTCCATCCCTCTAGGCCCCATAGGCATTTTGCTGGTACTACCAAGAATGTTTTTGATACGTTGGATGCTACTAGTGATGTTTACGTTTCTGCGGATGGCAATAATGCACCTTATGAACCACATCGAGTAGTTAGGAGTGCCTCCCCCGTAGAACCAAATCACCCAGCCAGGGCTTTTGGGCCTGTAAATTACATTAGACCTTCTACCAGAAGGAGGACCCTTGGTAGAGATGCTCAAAATCTTCTAAACTATTTCAAGAAGATGCAAGCTGAAAACCCCGGCTTCTATTATGCGATACAGCTTGATGATGATAACCGCATGACTAATGCCTTTTGGGCTGATGCACGATCAAGGAATGCTTATAATTACTTTGGTGATGCAGTAATTTTTGATACAATGTATAGACCAAATCAGTACCAGGTCCCATTTGCTCCCTTTACTGGTGTAAATCATCATGGCCAAATGGTGTTGTTTGGTTGCGCTTTACTTCTGGATGAGTCTGAGTCTTCCTTCACATGGCTGTTCAAAACATGGCTATCTGCTATGAATGATAAGGCTCCTGTTTCTATAATCACAGACCAAGATAGAGCAATACAAGCAGCAGTTGCTCAGGCTTTTCCAGAAACTCGGCACTGTATTTGTAAATGGCACATCTTAAGGGAAGGCCAAGAAAGGTTGGCTCATGTATACCTTGCTCATCCTTCCTTCTATGGGGAGCTGTATAGCTGCATCAACTTGTCTGAGACGATTGAGGATTTTGAGTTATCATGGGACACTCTCCTTGATAAATATGATCTGCGAAAAAATGAGTGGCTTCAGGCAGTGTATAATGCTCGCAAGCAGTGGGCCCCAGTATATTTCCGTGGCACTTTCTTTGCTTCTCTTTCTTCAAGCCAAGGTGTTAGCTCCTTTTTTGATGGTTATGTCAATCAGCAGACTACCATACCTCTTTTCTTTAATCAGTATGAAAGAGCTTTGGAACATtcattagaaaaagaaatagaagcaGATTATGATACAATTTCCACCACACCAGTACTGAAGACACCATCACCAATGGAACAACAAGCAGCAAACCTCTATACCAGAAAAGTTTTTGCAAAGTTTCAGGATGAATTAGTTGAGACCTTTGCATACACTgcaaataatattgatggtgaTGGGATGGTCAATAAATACAGGGTTGCAAAATATGAGCATGATCACAAAGCATACATAGTCAATTTAGATGTTTCTGAGATGAAAGCAGGTTGCAGCTGTCAGATGTTTGAATACTCGGGCATACTCTGTAGACATATATTGACTGTCTTCACTGTAACAAATGTTCTTACCCTTCCCGTGCATTACATATTGAAGCGATGGACAATAAATGCCAAATCTGGGGCTGGATTAGATGAACATAATGCAGATCCGCAAGGTATTGAGACTCTCAGCTTGCGCTTCAACAATTTATGCCAGGAAGCCCTTAAATATGCAGAGGAAGGGTCAATTGCTGTAGAGACTTATAATGCAGCGTTGAGTGTTCTGAGGGAGGGTGGGAAAAAGATTGCTGTTGTAAAGAAAAGTGCTGCTAAAGCCGCACCTCCTAGTTCTCATGGCAGTGGATCCATACAGGAAGACAGTAGCAAGAAAACCCCCAAGTTAATTCCTGAAATGACATCATCATTATGGCCTTGGCAAGAAGCAATGCCACATCGCTTCAATCTGAATGATAAGGGAGTTCCTGTTGATGATTCGAACCAGCCCAGTATGGCTCCTGTCTCCATTCAACGGGATGGTGGAAACCCTGATAACACG gtggTTCTGACTTGTTTCAAGTCCATGACTTGGGTGATAGAAACCAAGAATTCTGCACCAGCTGGTAAAGTAGCTGTCATTAACTTGAAG TTGCAAGATTATGGCAAGAACCCTTCGGGAGAGACAGAGGTACAATTTAGGGTAACAAGGATCACACTTGAACCCATGTTGAGATCCATGGCCTACATTAGTCAGCAGCTGTCAGCACCAGCCAATAAAGTTGCCGTTATAAATTTAAAG CTCCAAGACACAAAAACAACTTCTGGGGAAACAGAGGTGAAATTTCAAGTGTCCAAAGATACGCTAGGTTCCATGCTAAGATCAATGGCCTATATACGTGAGCAGCTTTGA
- the LOC109013449 gene encoding serrate RNA effector molecule-like isoform X1, with translation MAEVMNMPHDSLDQSPKPSANEEQPPPPPPPPARRRERDSRDRRDERDLDRPPNRRDYHDRNMSSPPPPPPPRERDRDYKRRRSPSPTPYRDRRYSPPRRSPPPFKRSRRGSPRGYGPDDRFGYDYIGGYERGMGGRPGYADEKSHGRFMNRSVGTYQNGPSDFESNRAGYADSSNTGSTQREGLMSYKQFIQELEDDILPAEAERRYQEYKSEYISTQKRAFFDAHKDEEWLKDKYHPTNLLAVIERRNESARRVAKEFMLDLQSGTLDLNPGVNALSSNKSGLASDQNSDDEAEAGGKRRRHGRGPVKENDFSAAPKAPPVSSEPRRIQADIEQAQALVRKLDSEKGIEENVLRSMDHDKTGSDKSHGGSVGPIIIIRGLASVKGLEGVELLDTLITYLWRIHGLDYYGMAETNEAKGFRHVRPEGKSYEETTKSWADWEKKLDSFWQERLRGLDPLEVMTAKEKIDAAAIEVLDPHVRKIRDEKYGWKYGCGAKGCTKLFHAAEFVHKHLKLKHPELVMELTSKVREDLYFQNYMNDPDAPGGTPVMQQPQKDKPQRRRLGLEGRLRDDRGNRRDHERIDRVNDGERFDRTENSPSRDRQSKPGILEVGNHDESMYDAFSGQGMNAVGPFPSDITPPVFMPVPGAGPLGPFVPAPPEVAMQMLREQGGPSSYDGSGRKMRPGPSIGGPTPILVPPAFRPDPRRMRSYQDLDAPEDEVTVIDYRSL, from the exons ATGGCAGAAGTCATGAACATGCCCCACGACTCTCTCGACCAGTCCCCCAAGCCCTCCGCCAATGAGGAGCAGCCGCCTCCCCCGCCTCCCCCGCCGGCTCGTAGAAGGGAGAGAGATTCGAGGGACAGGAGGGACGAGAGGGACCTGGATCGCCCCCCGAACCGCCGCGATTACCACGACCGAAACATGTCttcgcccccgcccccgcctccTCCGAGGGAGAGAGACAGGGACTACAAGCGCCGCCGCAGCCCCAGCCCCACTCCCTACCGCGACCGCCGGTACTCCCCTCCTCGACGTTCTCCTCCGCCTTTTAAGCGCTCGAGGCGTGGGAGCCCCCGCGGTTATGGACCGGACGATAG GTTTGGCTATGATTATATTGGTGGATATGAACGTGGGATGGGAGGACGACCTGGGTACGCTGACGAAAAATCTCATGGTCGGTTTATGAATCGTTCAGTAGGCACATATCAAAATGGACCTTCTG ACTTTGAATCAAACCGTGCTGGTTATGCAGATTCATCAAACACAGGGAGTACACAACG GGAAGGGTTGATGTCCTATAAGCAATTCATTCAGGAGCTTGAGGATGATATCTTACCTGCCGAAGCCGAGCGTAG GTATCAAGAATATAAATCTGAGTACATTTCTACTCAGAAACGTGCTTTCTTCGATGCTCATAAAGATGAGGAATG GTTGAAAGACAAGTATCATCCAACGAATTTACTTGCTGTCATTGAAAG GAGGAATGAATCTGCTCGACGGGTAGCAAAGGAGTTTATGCTTGATCTGCAGAGTGGAACACTTGACCT AAATCCTGGTGTTAATGCTTTGTCATCAAACAAATCAGGGCTAGCGAGTGATCAGAACTCAGATGATGAAGCAGAGGCTGGTGGTAAACGAAGAAGACATGGTAGGGGACCagttaaagaaaatgatttttcagCTGCTCCAAAGGCCCCCCCTGTCAGTTCTGAGCCTAGACGAATACAGGCAGATATTGAACAAGCCCAGGCCCTTGTGCGCAAGCTCGATTCTGAGAAAGGAATTGAAGAGAATGTGTTACGCAGTATGGATCATGATAAAACCGGCAGTGATAAGTCGCACGGTGGATCTGTTGGTCCGATTATTATTATACGAGGCTTAGCATCTGTTAAGGGCCTAGAGGGTGTTGAGCTTCTGGACACACTCATTACGTATCTTTGGCGCATACATGGTTTAGATTACTATGGCATGGCTGAAACTAATGAAGCCAAGGGCTTTAGGCATGTAAGGCCAGAAGGAAAGAGTTATGAAGAAACAACTAAATCTTGGGCTGACTGGGAAAAGAAACTGGACTCATTTTGGCAAGAAAGGCTGAGAGGTCTGGACCCCTTGGAAGTAATGACTGCAAAGGAGAAGATAGATGCAGCAGCTATTGAAGTTTTAGATCCACATGTAAGGAAAATAAGAGATGAGAAGTATGGATGGAAGTATGGCTGTGGAGCTAAGGGCTGTACAAAGCTTTTCCATGCTGCTGAATTTGTGCATAAACATCTGAAGCTTAAGCACCCTGAACTTGTGATGGAATTGACTTCAAAAGTGCGTGAGGATCTTTATTTCCAAAACTACATGaa TGACCCAGATGCTCCGGGTGGAACACCTGTCATGCAGCAACCTCAG AAGGACAAGCCACAGAGGCGGAGATTGGGTCTGGAGGGTCGACTGAGAGATGATCGTGGCAATCGGAGGGATCATGAACGGATTGATAGGGTTAATGATGGCGAACGGTTTGATAGGACTGAGAATTCCCCTTCCCGTGATCGACAGTCTAAACCTGGCATCCTCGAAGTGGGGAATCATGACGAGTCAATGTATGATGCATTCAGCGGGCAGGGCATGAATGCTGTTGGCCCCTTTCCCTCAGATATTACTCCACCAGTATTTATGCCTGTTCCTGGTGCCGG GCCTTTGGGACCTTTTGTTCCTGCTCCCCCAGAAGTTGCAATGCAGATGTTACGGGAGCAGGGGGGCCCATCCTCGTATGATGGAAGCGGTAGGAAAATGCGGCCTGGTCCTAGTATTGGAGGGCCAACACCAATTCTTGTTCCCCCTGCTTTTAGACCCGATCCTCGCCGGATGCGAAg ttATCAAGACTTGGATGCGCCAGAGGATGAAGTCACAGTGATAGACTATCGGAGTTTGTAA
- the LOC109013449 gene encoding serrate RNA effector molecule-like isoform X2, producing MAEVMNMPHDSLDQSPKPSANEEQPPPPPPPPARRRERDSRDRRDERDLDRPPNRRDYHDRNMSSPPPPPPPRERDRDYKRRRSPSPTPYRDRRYSPPRRSPPPFKRSRRGSPRGYGPDDRFGYDYIGGYERGMGGRPGYADEKSHGRFMNRSVGTYQNGPSDSSNTGSTQREGLMSYKQFIQELEDDILPAEAERRYQEYKSEYISTQKRAFFDAHKDEEWLKDKYHPTNLLAVIERRNESARRVAKEFMLDLQSGTLDLNPGVNALSSNKSGLASDQNSDDEAEAGGKRRRHGRGPVKENDFSAAPKAPPVSSEPRRIQADIEQAQALVRKLDSEKGIEENVLRSMDHDKTGSDKSHGGSVGPIIIIRGLASVKGLEGVELLDTLITYLWRIHGLDYYGMAETNEAKGFRHVRPEGKSYEETTKSWADWEKKLDSFWQERLRGLDPLEVMTAKEKIDAAAIEVLDPHVRKIRDEKYGWKYGCGAKGCTKLFHAAEFVHKHLKLKHPELVMELTSKVREDLYFQNYMNDPDAPGGTPVMQQPQKDKPQRRRLGLEGRLRDDRGNRRDHERIDRVNDGERFDRTENSPSRDRQSKPGILEVGNHDESMYDAFSGQGMNAVGPFPSDITPPVFMPVPGAGPLGPFVPAPPEVAMQMLREQGGPSSYDGSGRKMRPGPSIGGPTPILVPPAFRPDPRRMRSYQDLDAPEDEVTVIDYRSL from the exons ATGGCAGAAGTCATGAACATGCCCCACGACTCTCTCGACCAGTCCCCCAAGCCCTCCGCCAATGAGGAGCAGCCGCCTCCCCCGCCTCCCCCGCCGGCTCGTAGAAGGGAGAGAGATTCGAGGGACAGGAGGGACGAGAGGGACCTGGATCGCCCCCCGAACCGCCGCGATTACCACGACCGAAACATGTCttcgcccccgcccccgcctccTCCGAGGGAGAGAGACAGGGACTACAAGCGCCGCCGCAGCCCCAGCCCCACTCCCTACCGCGACCGCCGGTACTCCCCTCCTCGACGTTCTCCTCCGCCTTTTAAGCGCTCGAGGCGTGGGAGCCCCCGCGGTTATGGACCGGACGATAG GTTTGGCTATGATTATATTGGTGGATATGAACGTGGGATGGGAGGACGACCTGGGTACGCTGACGAAAAATCTCATGGTCGGTTTATGAATCGTTCAGTAGGCACATATCAAAATGGACCTTCTG ATTCATCAAACACAGGGAGTACACAACG GGAAGGGTTGATGTCCTATAAGCAATTCATTCAGGAGCTTGAGGATGATATCTTACCTGCCGAAGCCGAGCGTAG GTATCAAGAATATAAATCTGAGTACATTTCTACTCAGAAACGTGCTTTCTTCGATGCTCATAAAGATGAGGAATG GTTGAAAGACAAGTATCATCCAACGAATTTACTTGCTGTCATTGAAAG GAGGAATGAATCTGCTCGACGGGTAGCAAAGGAGTTTATGCTTGATCTGCAGAGTGGAACACTTGACCT AAATCCTGGTGTTAATGCTTTGTCATCAAACAAATCAGGGCTAGCGAGTGATCAGAACTCAGATGATGAAGCAGAGGCTGGTGGTAAACGAAGAAGACATGGTAGGGGACCagttaaagaaaatgatttttcagCTGCTCCAAAGGCCCCCCCTGTCAGTTCTGAGCCTAGACGAATACAGGCAGATATTGAACAAGCCCAGGCCCTTGTGCGCAAGCTCGATTCTGAGAAAGGAATTGAAGAGAATGTGTTACGCAGTATGGATCATGATAAAACCGGCAGTGATAAGTCGCACGGTGGATCTGTTGGTCCGATTATTATTATACGAGGCTTAGCATCTGTTAAGGGCCTAGAGGGTGTTGAGCTTCTGGACACACTCATTACGTATCTTTGGCGCATACATGGTTTAGATTACTATGGCATGGCTGAAACTAATGAAGCCAAGGGCTTTAGGCATGTAAGGCCAGAAGGAAAGAGTTATGAAGAAACAACTAAATCTTGGGCTGACTGGGAAAAGAAACTGGACTCATTTTGGCAAGAAAGGCTGAGAGGTCTGGACCCCTTGGAAGTAATGACTGCAAAGGAGAAGATAGATGCAGCAGCTATTGAAGTTTTAGATCCACATGTAAGGAAAATAAGAGATGAGAAGTATGGATGGAAGTATGGCTGTGGAGCTAAGGGCTGTACAAAGCTTTTCCATGCTGCTGAATTTGTGCATAAACATCTGAAGCTTAAGCACCCTGAACTTGTGATGGAATTGACTTCAAAAGTGCGTGAGGATCTTTATTTCCAAAACTACATGaa TGACCCAGATGCTCCGGGTGGAACACCTGTCATGCAGCAACCTCAG AAGGACAAGCCACAGAGGCGGAGATTGGGTCTGGAGGGTCGACTGAGAGATGATCGTGGCAATCGGAGGGATCATGAACGGATTGATAGGGTTAATGATGGCGAACGGTTTGATAGGACTGAGAATTCCCCTTCCCGTGATCGACAGTCTAAACCTGGCATCCTCGAAGTGGGGAATCATGACGAGTCAATGTATGATGCATTCAGCGGGCAGGGCATGAATGCTGTTGGCCCCTTTCCCTCAGATATTACTCCACCAGTATTTATGCCTGTTCCTGGTGCCGG GCCTTTGGGACCTTTTGTTCCTGCTCCCCCAGAAGTTGCAATGCAGATGTTACGGGAGCAGGGGGGCCCATCCTCGTATGATGGAAGCGGTAGGAAAATGCGGCCTGGTCCTAGTATTGGAGGGCCAACACCAATTCTTGTTCCCCCTGCTTTTAGACCCGATCCTCGCCGGATGCGAAg ttATCAAGACTTGGATGCGCCAGAGGATGAAGTCACAGTGATAGACTATCGGAGTTTGTAA